A genomic stretch from Nocardia wallacei includes:
- a CDS encoding MCE family protein: MTIRFVRGCAAATVLGISAALVTSCASDGIYSVPLPGGADVGEHPMHIDVRFDDVLDLVPQSAVKVDGVAVGRVEKIDVAPDGWTANVRTLVNSSVKLPANAHAEVKQSNLLGEKFVELSVPKQEPATGTLADGAVIPTERTRHATEVEQVLGALSLLLNGGGVAQLQPIVSELNKTFAGREDKVRSLLDQANLLIDGLNDQVGEIQHALDGLGTLSSRVGQQTEQIGKILDELPAGIKVLDEQRPQLIGLLQQLDRVGQAGFDVLDRSKENLIRDLQALRPTLQELGRSAPDLVTAFPLIPTYPFPDEAIKSAIGGSVNTWLSVDLQIGTTLSNLGVGKPDPVYVPPRYGPPVPVNPTNPYYNGNGPRPGWPTVSLLPLPPTVVAPATGPGDPIGSILEQLGVKPR; this comes from the coding sequence ATGACGATCCGATTCGTCCGCGGGTGCGCGGCCGCCACCGTGCTCGGAATCTCGGCGGCGCTGGTCACCTCCTGCGCCTCCGACGGCATCTACAGCGTGCCGCTACCCGGCGGCGCCGACGTCGGTGAGCACCCGATGCACATCGACGTCCGATTCGACGACGTGCTCGATCTGGTGCCGCAGTCGGCGGTGAAGGTGGACGGTGTGGCCGTGGGCCGGGTCGAGAAGATCGACGTGGCGCCCGACGGCTGGACCGCCAACGTCCGCACGCTGGTCAACTCGTCGGTGAAGCTGCCCGCCAACGCGCACGCCGAGGTGAAGCAGTCGAACCTGCTGGGCGAGAAGTTCGTGGAACTGTCTGTGCCGAAACAGGAACCGGCCACCGGCACGCTGGCCGACGGCGCCGTCATCCCGACCGAGCGCACCCGGCACGCCACCGAGGTGGAGCAGGTGCTGGGCGCGCTGTCACTGCTGCTCAACGGCGGCGGGGTGGCACAGCTGCAGCCGATCGTGTCGGAGCTGAACAAGACCTTCGCCGGTCGCGAGGACAAGGTGCGCTCGCTGCTGGACCAGGCCAACCTCCTGATCGACGGCCTGAACGACCAGGTCGGCGAGATCCAGCACGCGTTGGACGGCCTCGGCACGCTGTCGTCGCGGGTCGGCCAGCAGACCGAGCAGATCGGCAAGATCCTCGACGAGCTGCCCGCCGGCATCAAGGTGCTCGACGAGCAGCGCCCGCAGTTGATCGGGCTGCTGCAGCAACTCGATCGCGTGGGCCAAGCCGGTTTCGACGTGCTCGACCGGTCCAAGGAGAATTTGATCCGCGACCTGCAGGCGCTGCGCCCGACGCTGCAGGAGCTGGGCCGTTCGGCGCCGGACCTGGTGACCGCGTTCCCGCTCATCCCGACCTACCCCTTCCCGGACGAGGCGATCAAGTCCGCGATCGGCGGCTCGGTCAACACCTGGCTGTCGGTGGATCTGCAGATCGGCACCACGCTGTCGAATCTCGGTGTGGGCAAACCGGATCCGGTGTACGTCCCGCCGCGGTACGGGCCGCCGGTGCCGGTGAACCCGACCAATCCGTACTACAACGGCAACGGCCCGCGTCCGGGCTGGCCGACGGTGTCGCTGCTGCCGCTGCCGCCGACCGTCGTCGCACCGGCCACCGGGCCGGGTGATCCGATCGGCTCGATCCTGGAGCAGTTGGGAGTGAAGCCGCGATGA
- a CDS encoding MCE family protein — MDDRQLTGKRSPAFMGGLGLFLVLLITVSVFFLDRLPLIGAGTKYTAEFSEAAGLKKGNEVRIAGVKVGSVADVRLDGDKVLVDFRTKDAWVGDDTTASIQIKTVLGQKYLALDPKGSHVADPGKPIPLSRTVSPYDVTEAFQEVAKDLEQTDTGRLAASMRVLSDAFSGTPPEIRGAIDGIGRLSETLAKRDEQLKQLFAATNKTTKVLADRNAEFERLLANGGELLAELNVRQQAISQLLTGARTVAAELTALVHDNEEQIGPALTNLKSAIDMLNDNQQNISKTLTLAAPFYGLYANVLGTGRWFDAVIVNLTPPALPEIPGDRPPIRNLGGY, encoded by the coding sequence ATGGACGACCGGCAACTGACCGGTAAGCGCAGCCCCGCCTTCATGGGCGGGCTGGGCCTGTTCCTCGTACTGCTGATCACGGTGTCGGTGTTCTTCCTGGACCGGCTGCCGCTCATCGGCGCGGGCACCAAGTACACCGCGGAGTTCTCCGAGGCGGCCGGGCTCAAGAAGGGCAACGAGGTCCGCATCGCCGGTGTGAAGGTCGGCTCGGTCGCCGACGTGCGCCTGGACGGCGACAAGGTGCTGGTGGACTTCCGCACCAAGGACGCCTGGGTCGGCGACGACACCACGGCCTCGATCCAGATCAAGACGGTGCTCGGCCAGAAGTACCTGGCGCTGGACCCGAAGGGGTCGCACGTCGCCGATCCGGGCAAGCCGATTCCGTTGTCGCGCACCGTGTCTCCCTACGACGTCACCGAGGCGTTCCAGGAGGTCGCGAAGGATCTCGAGCAGACCGACACCGGCCGGCTGGCCGCCAGCATGCGGGTGCTGTCGGACGCGTTCTCGGGCACCCCGCCGGAGATCCGCGGCGCCATCGACGGCATCGGCCGGTTGTCGGAGACCTTGGCCAAGCGCGACGAGCAGCTGAAGCAGTTGTTCGCGGCGACCAACAAGACCACCAAGGTGCTCGCCGACCGCAACGCCGAATTCGAGCGTCTGCTCGCCAACGGCGGTGAACTGCTGGCCGAGTTGAATGTGCGCCAGCAGGCCATCTCGCAGCTGCTGACCGGCGCCAGGACGGTGGCCGCGGAGCTGACGGCCCTGGTGCACGACAACGAGGAGCAGATCGGCCCGGCGCTGACCAACCTGAAGTCGGCCATCGACATGCTCAACGACAACCAGCAGAACATCTCCAAGACGCTGACGCTGGCCGCGCCGTTCTACGGCTTGTACGCCAACGTGCTCGGCACCGGTCGCTGGTTCGACGCCGTGATCGTCAACCTGACCCCGCCGGCGCTGCCGGAGATCCCGGGCGATCGTCCGCCGATCCGGAATCTGGGAGGCTACTGA
- a CDS encoding MCE family protein has product MSGNLRGLGGPLTKLAIFIVVTLFATALLGVTIANYSGGGPEFKARFTDVTSLNKGDEVRIAGVRVGKVTKVSVVGHNQAEVKFQLTDRDWLPASTTATIRYRNLVGQRYIALEQGTGQQGRKLNEGGTIPLDRTRPALNLTTLFNGFRPLFQTLSADDVNKLSYEIIQVFQGESGTITELVSNTASLTNKIADKDAVIGEIVKNLNAVLDSINSRDGQLDDLIVNTEALVSGLNAERGTIGSAVQSLGNLASATADLLVPTRPTLQGSIAGLNQLTGTLNDRSDEVNEGLGNLPIKMEKLGRAASYGSWFQFYLCGIDIVAGPGTRDAPQLNMPAAITDLPTVNQPLYTNPAPRCHGKGGR; this is encoded by the coding sequence GTGAGCGGCAATCTACGTGGGCTCGGCGGACCGCTGACCAAACTCGCCATCTTCATCGTGGTGACGCTGTTCGCGACCGCGCTGCTCGGTGTCACCATCGCCAACTATTCGGGCGGCGGTCCGGAATTCAAGGCGCGGTTCACCGATGTCACCTCGCTCAACAAGGGCGACGAGGTGCGCATCGCGGGTGTGCGGGTCGGCAAGGTGACCAAGGTGTCGGTGGTCGGCCACAACCAGGCCGAAGTGAAATTCCAACTGACCGACCGGGATTGGCTGCCCGCCTCGACCACGGCCACCATCCGTTACCGGAACCTGGTCGGCCAGCGCTACATCGCGCTCGAGCAGGGCACCGGGCAGCAGGGCCGCAAACTCAACGAGGGCGGCACGATCCCGCTGGACCGCACCCGCCCGGCGCTGAATCTGACCACGCTGTTCAACGGTTTCCGCCCGCTGTTCCAAACGCTGTCGGCCGACGACGTGAACAAGCTGTCCTACGAGATCATCCAGGTCTTCCAGGGTGAGTCCGGCACCATCACCGAATTGGTGTCGAATACGGCGAGCCTGACCAACAAGATCGCCGACAAGGACGCGGTGATCGGCGAGATCGTGAAGAACCTCAATGCCGTGCTGGACTCGATCAATTCGCGCGACGGCCAACTCGACGATCTCATCGTCAATACCGAGGCGCTGGTCAGCGGACTGAACGCCGAGCGGGGCACGATCGGCTCGGCCGTGCAGTCGCTGGGCAACCTGGCCTCGGCCACGGCCGATCTGCTGGTGCCCACCCGCCCGACCCTGCAGGGTTCGATCGCCGGGCTGAACCAGCTCACCGGCACCCTGAACGATCGGTCGGACGAGGTGAACGAGGGCTTGGGGAACCTGCCGATCAAGATGGAGAAGCTGGGCCGCGCCGCGAGTTACGGCTCCTGGTTCCAGTTCTATCTGTGCGGCATCGATATCGTCGCCGGGCCGGGAACCAGGGACGCGCCGCAGCTGAACATGCCGGCCGCGATCACCGATCTGCCGACGGTGAACCAGCCGCTCTACACCAACCCGGCCCCGCGTTGTCATGGGAAGGGTGGCCGCTGA
- a CDS encoding MCE family protein yields the protein MLVAGALVVVVVLAGVLWWLFDNYNTTKITAYFDKSIGIYEGSDVRILGVPVGKVDSVEPAGEQVKVTMRVDRNYDIPADAKAAQITPSVVSDRYIQLTPVYKGGPKMPRTATIPKERTATPVEVDRLYKSIAQLSEALGPDGANKDGALNELARTSAANLAGNGAALGNSLTQLSYAARYLSDARGDIFDTVKNLQIFVRTLAESDQQVRQFNTQLADLAGFLADERQNLGQALHLLSIGLGDVARFIDDNRGLIAENAEALTKLTQTLSDQRQDVAALLPVLPLALSNLINVHNGESGTLDMRANFTDLENPFGAVCKMLDLGQLRPGDPKFDAISRQLRPILDQCKTITDQVKAGVSTPSLILPFGILSGENQQRAPVPGTVPGTPSDQLPPSQQEGGTR from the coding sequence ATGCTGGTCGCCGGGGCTCTGGTCGTGGTGGTCGTGCTCGCCGGTGTGCTGTGGTGGCTGTTCGACAACTACAACACCACCAAGATCACCGCGTACTTCGACAAGTCGATCGGCATCTACGAGGGCTCGGACGTCCGCATCCTCGGCGTGCCGGTGGGCAAGGTGGATTCGGTCGAGCCCGCGGGTGAGCAGGTGAAGGTCACCATGCGGGTCGACCGGAACTACGACATCCCGGCCGACGCCAAGGCCGCCCAGATCACGCCGTCGGTGGTGTCGGACCGCTACATCCAGCTCACGCCCGTCTACAAGGGCGGACCGAAGATGCCGCGCACCGCGACGATTCCGAAGGAGCGCACCGCGACTCCGGTGGAGGTCGACCGGCTCTACAAGTCGATCGCGCAGCTGTCCGAAGCGCTGGGCCCCGACGGCGCCAACAAGGACGGCGCGCTGAACGAGCTGGCGCGCACCTCGGCGGCGAACCTCGCCGGTAACGGTGCGGCGCTGGGCAACAGCCTGACCCAGCTCTCGTACGCGGCGCGATATCTGTCCGACGCGCGCGGCGACATCTTCGACACCGTCAAGAATTTGCAGATCTTCGTGCGCACACTCGCCGAGAGCGACCAGCAGGTGCGTCAATTCAATACGCAGCTGGCGGATCTGGCCGGTTTCCTCGCCGACGAGCGCCAGAACCTCGGCCAGGCCCTGCACCTGCTGTCGATCGGGCTCGGCGACGTGGCCCGGTTCATCGACGACAACCGGGGCCTGATCGCGGAGAACGCCGAGGCGTTGACGAAGCTGACCCAGACCCTGTCCGACCAGCGCCAGGATGTCGCCGCCCTGCTGCCGGTGCTGCCGCTGGCGCTGAGCAACCTGATCAACGTGCACAACGGCGAGTCCGGCACGCTGGACATGCGCGCCAACTTCACCGATCTGGAGAACCCGTTCGGCGCGGTCTGCAAGATGCTCGATCTCGGCCAATTGCGGCCCGGGGACCCGAAATTCGACGCGATCAGCCGGCAGCTGCGCCCGATCCTGGATCAGTGCAAGACGATCACCGACCAGGTCAAGGCCGGGGTGTCCACCCCGTCGCTGATCCTGCCGTTCGGCATCCTCAGCGGGGAGAACCAGCAGCGGGCCCCCGTCCCCGGCACGGTGCCGGGCACGCCGTCGGATCAGCTGCCGCCGTCTCAGCAGGAAGGTGGGACGCGATGA
- a CDS encoding ABC transporter ATP-binding protein produces MGVEVRTEAVTKSFGSQRIWQDVTLTLPPGEVSALLGPSGTGKSVFLKSLIGLLRPERGSIFIDGTDITTCSNKELYEIRKLFGVLFQDGALFGSMNLFDNVAFPLREHTKKSESEIKKIVMEKLELTGLLGAEGKLPGEISGGMRKRAGLARALVLDPQIILVDEPDSGLDPVRTTYLSQLLIDINAQIDATILIVTHNINLARTVPDNIGMLFRRQLVMFGPREVLLTSDEPVVKQFLNGRMVGPIGMSEEKDEAQMAREQALADAGHYDNGTDEVEGIIPQMKATPGMPFRQAVERRRHRVLEIMHTLPHAAQVAIQESMNENGDTQVLPAYTGNTPEYQGGAYDTTVRHNPTNG; encoded by the coding sequence GTGGGCGTCGAGGTCAGGACCGAAGCTGTTACCAAGTCTTTCGGTTCGCAGCGGATTTGGCAGGATGTCACGCTGACGCTGCCTCCGGGGGAAGTCAGTGCGCTGCTCGGCCCCTCCGGTACCGGTAAGTCGGTGTTCCTGAAGTCGCTGATCGGGCTGTTGCGCCCGGAGCGCGGTTCGATCTTCATCGACGGCACCGACATCACCACCTGCTCCAACAAGGAACTCTACGAGATCCGCAAACTGTTCGGCGTCCTGTTCCAGGACGGCGCGCTGTTCGGCTCGATGAATCTGTTCGACAACGTGGCCTTCCCGCTGCGCGAGCACACCAAGAAGAGCGAATCCGAGATCAAGAAGATCGTCATGGAGAAGCTCGAGCTGACCGGTCTGCTCGGTGCCGAGGGCAAGCTGCCCGGTGAGATCTCCGGTGGTATGCGCAAGCGCGCCGGCCTGGCTCGCGCGCTGGTGCTGGACCCGCAGATCATCCTCGTCGACGAGCCGGACTCGGGCCTGGATCCCGTTCGCACGACCTATCTTTCGCAGTTGCTGATCGACATCAACGCGCAGATCGACGCGACGATCCTGATCGTGACGCACAACATCAACCTGGCCCGCACCGTGCCCGACAACATCGGCATGCTGTTCCGTCGGCAGCTGGTCATGTTCGGCCCGCGCGAGGTGCTGCTCACCTCGGACGAGCCGGTGGTCAAGCAGTTCCTCAACGGCCGCATGGTCGGTCCGATCGGCATGTCGGAGGAGAAGGACGAGGCGCAGATGGCGCGCGAGCAGGCGCTCGCCGACGCCGGCCACTACGACAACGGCACCGACGAGGTCGAGGGCATCATCCCGCAGATGAAGGCCACGCCCGGAATGCCGTTCCGGCAGGCCGTGGAGCGCCGTCGCCACCGGGTCCTGGAGATCATGCACACCCTGCCGCACGCGGCGCAGGTCGCCATCCAGGAATCGATGAACGAGAACGGCGATACACAAGTCCTACCGGCCTACACCGGCAATACTCCGGAATATCAGGGCGGCGCGTACGACACCACCGTGCGTCACAACCCAACCAACGGGTAA
- a CDS encoding MlaE family ABC transporter permease gives MNQTLTRLRTPVESGFAQAGNIFALLINVARKTFVRPFQWREFVEQSWFIASVSILPAALVAIPFGAVVALQTGSLIKQLGAEAFTGATSVLATVQQAAPVVTALIIAGAAGSAVAADLGSRTIREEIDAMEVLGIDPVQRLVVPRVLGMMLVAVLLNGLVSVVGICGGYGFNVLLQGGTPGAYLASFSALAQLPDLWIGEIKAIIFGLIAGVIAAYKGLHPKGGPKGVGDAVNQSVVITFLVLFFVNLILTLVYLQVVPAKGS, from the coding sequence GTGAATCAAACCCTGACGCGGCTGCGCACTCCGGTCGAGTCGGGTTTTGCCCAGGCTGGCAACATCTTCGCGCTGCTCATCAATGTCGCGCGCAAAACGTTTGTCCGGCCCTTCCAATGGCGTGAGTTCGTCGAGCAGTCGTGGTTCATCGCGAGCGTCTCGATTCTCCCTGCCGCCTTGGTGGCAATCCCGTTCGGCGCCGTTGTGGCTTTGCAGACCGGTTCACTGATCAAGCAACTCGGCGCCGAGGCGTTCACCGGCGCCACCAGTGTGCTGGCAACCGTCCAGCAGGCCGCTCCCGTCGTCACCGCGCTGATCATCGCCGGCGCCGCCGGCTCGGCCGTCGCGGCCGATCTGGGTTCGCGGACCATCCGCGAGGAGATCGACGCGATGGAGGTGCTGGGCATCGACCCGGTGCAGCGGCTGGTGGTGCCGCGCGTGCTCGGCATGATGCTGGTCGCCGTGCTGCTCAACGGTCTGGTGTCGGTCGTCGGCATCTGCGGCGGCTACGGCTTCAACGTACTGCTGCAGGGCGGCACGCCGGGCGCCTACCTGGCCTCGTTCTCCGCGCTGGCCCAACTGCCCGACCTGTGGATCGGCGAGATCAAGGCAATCATCTTCGGACTGATCGCGGGAGTTATCGCCGCTTACAAGGGTTTGCATCCGAAGGGGGGACCGAAAGGAGTGGGTGACGCGGTGAACCAATCCGTGGTGATCACCTTCCTGGTGCTCTTCTTCGTCAATCTGATTCTGACGTTGGTGTACCTGCAGGTCGTCCCGGCCAAGGGCTCCTGA
- a CDS encoding MCE family protein codes for MSKLVRYQLIAFVVIAVLGVVFVGGKYIKFDHMLGFGQYQVKVTAKETGNLSKGAEVTYRGVPVGRVDSLDITPDGVVIYLELDSGKPKVPQTAKAVVANRSAIGEQYVDLVPSSSGGPYLKDGSVIDGAEVPIRVEELLASVNGFASTTDLQAVSTTITELGKAFDGQGDNLRVLVDSLNKFSQTGVEALPQTVDLIRDAQTVLGTQAEQSPAIRRFSDGLDKLAVQLRANDPDIRRLIGTGADAGNAVGGLLDESGAALTTDLTNLRALLLAISPKYYALKPLVQMLPLLSIGGSATAPGDNTSHFGLVLETNNPPACTVGYEGTKRILEQMKAQNPNFDDTRDDFPFNTDAKCTVPFGNPTAVRGGERADLADPSIPQPWDATPKTDPDKLNLNPVAAQLAPLIGVTPKR; via the coding sequence ATGAGCAAGTTGGTGCGCTACCAGCTGATCGCCTTCGTCGTGATCGCGGTGCTCGGCGTCGTGTTCGTCGGCGGCAAGTACATCAAGTTCGATCACATGCTGGGCTTCGGCCAATACCAGGTGAAGGTGACCGCGAAGGAGACCGGCAACCTGTCCAAGGGGGCCGAGGTCACCTACCGCGGCGTCCCGGTCGGCCGGGTCGACTCCCTCGACATCACGCCCGACGGAGTCGTCATCTACCTGGAGCTGGATTCGGGCAAGCCGAAGGTGCCGCAGACGGCGAAGGCCGTGGTGGCCAACCGCTCGGCGATCGGTGAGCAGTACGTGGATCTGGTGCCGAGCTCCTCGGGCGGCCCGTATCTGAAGGACGGCTCGGTGATCGACGGCGCCGAGGTGCCGATCCGGGTCGAGGAATTGCTCGCCAGCGTCAACGGTTTCGCGAGCACGACGGATCTGCAGGCGGTGTCCACCACCATCACCGAGCTGGGCAAGGCGTTCGACGGGCAGGGCGACAACCTGCGTGTGCTGGTCGACTCGCTGAACAAGTTCAGCCAGACCGGCGTCGAGGCGCTGCCGCAGACGGTCGATCTGATCCGGGACGCGCAGACCGTGCTCGGCACCCAGGCCGAGCAGTCGCCGGCGATCCGCCGCTTCAGCGACGGCCTGGACAAGCTGGCCGTGCAGCTGCGCGCCAACGATCCCGACATTCGCCGCCTGATCGGCACCGGCGCCGACGCGGGCAACGCCGTCGGCGGCCTGCTGGACGAGAGCGGCGCGGCGCTGACCACCGATCTGACCAATCTGCGTGCGCTGCTGCTGGCCATCTCGCCGAAGTACTACGCGCTGAAACCGCTGGTGCAGATGCTGCCGCTGCTGTCGATCGGCGGCTCGGCGACCGCGCCCGGCGACAACACCAGCCACTTCGGGCTGGTACTCGAGACCAACAACCCACCGGCTTGTACCGTCGGCTACGAGGGCACGAAGCGGATTCTCGAACAGATGAAGGCGCAGAACCCGAACTTCGACGACACCCGCGACGATTTCCCGTTCAACACCGACGCGAAATGCACTGTGCCATTCGGCAATCCGACCGCGGTGCGCGGCGGTGAGCGGGCGGATCTGGCCGATCCGAGCATCCCGCAGCCGTGGGATGCCACGCCGAAGACCGACCCGGACAAGCTGAACCTGAATCCGGTCGCCGCCCAGCTGGCCCCCCTCATCGGGGTGACCCCGAAGCGGTGA
- a CDS encoding MCE family protein: MNGVQFWRSTEKIRVRTLGLLFFVVMALFLATTIAAYNKVWVKTVKVDLVTDTVGNALTRNADVKVRGVNVGEVRSSESAGGKVTLHLSLSPDKAKKIPSNVTARLLPKTLFGERYVELVWPEQPSGEPLRAGMTLQQDASGNAVEVSQLLDSVLPLLQSIPPQYLASTLGALSQALGGQGEELGHTIDRLDTIFRDLNGVMPALQDDIRQFATVADTYSDALPQLVDAFDNLRALNATIVQKRTQLDTLYAVLTPTSAQTADFLLANHDNIIDIAADSRTALELLGTYSPTFACTFKNFAQLKPRIDNIFGKGTDLPGSRVSIMLTNTRGRYLPNQDEPRWLDERPPVCFPEFPGGVDSGQYPTGSANDGSYQPPSRNPGDPDIGQVPPAQFSVYGGQAAPTLAGSPAEQHTLGAIYGAANGVSPDQVPSWVTRIGAPALRGSEVSVK, translated from the coding sequence ATGAACGGGGTGCAGTTCTGGCGCTCCACGGAGAAGATCCGGGTGCGCACTCTCGGTCTGCTGTTCTTCGTGGTGATGGCGCTGTTCCTGGCGACCACGATCGCGGCCTACAACAAGGTGTGGGTCAAGACGGTGAAGGTCGACCTGGTCACCGACACCGTGGGAAACGCGTTGACGCGCAACGCCGATGTGAAGGTGCGCGGCGTCAATGTGGGCGAGGTCCGCTCCAGCGAGTCCGCGGGCGGCAAGGTCACCTTGCACCTGTCGCTGAGCCCGGACAAGGCGAAGAAGATCCCGTCCAACGTGACCGCGCGCCTGCTGCCCAAGACGCTGTTCGGCGAGCGCTACGTGGAACTGGTCTGGCCCGAGCAGCCCAGTGGCGAGCCGCTGCGAGCGGGCATGACCCTGCAGCAGGATGCCAGCGGCAACGCCGTCGAGGTCAGCCAGCTGCTCGACTCGGTGCTACCGCTGCTGCAATCCATTCCGCCGCAATATCTGGCCTCCACGCTGGGCGCGCTGTCGCAGGCGCTCGGCGGGCAGGGCGAGGAGCTGGGCCACACGATCGACCGGCTGGACACCATCTTCCGCGACCTGAACGGCGTGATGCCGGCCCTGCAGGACGACATCCGCCAGTTCGCCACCGTGGCCGACACCTACTCCGACGCGCTGCCGCAACTGGTCGACGCCTTCGACAACCTGCGTGCGCTCAACGCGACCATCGTGCAGAAGCGCACCCAGCTCGACACGCTGTACGCGGTACTGACGCCGACCTCGGCGCAGACGGCCGATTTCCTGCTGGCCAACCACGACAACATCATCGATATCGCGGCCGACTCGCGCACCGCGCTGGAACTGCTGGGCACCTATTCGCCTACCTTCGCGTGCACGTTCAAGAACTTCGCGCAGCTGAAGCCGCGTATCGACAACATCTTCGGCAAGGGCACGGACCTGCCGGGCTCGCGGGTGTCGATCATGCTGACCAACACCCGCGGCCGCTACCTGCCCAACCAGGACGAGCCGCGCTGGCTCGACGAGCGCCCGCCGGTGTGCTTCCCGGAGTTCCCCGGTGGCGTGGACTCCGGCCAGTACCCGACCGGCTCGGCCAACGACGGCTCCTATCAGCCACCCAGCCGCAACCCGGGTGACCCGGACATCGGCCAGGTCCCCCCGGCCCAGTTCTCGGTGTACGGCGGGCAGGCCGCCCCCACCCTGGCGGGCTCCCCGGCCGAACAGCACACCCTGGGCGCGATCTATGGTGCGGCCAACGGGGTTTCGCCGGATCAGGTGCCGAGCTGGGTGACCCGGATCGGCGCGCCGGCCCTGCGCGGAAGCGAGGTGAGTGTGAAGTGA
- a CDS encoding MlaE family ABC transporter permease has translation MLRGPVDVIDRAGDQMSFYSKAIAWIPRTVVHYRKEVMRLLAEVTFGSGALAVIGGTIGVVVMMSASVGVVVGLQGFKALDALGSGVLTGFLTGYINTRELAPLVAALALSATVGCGFTAQLGAMRISEEIDALEVMAVPGVPFLVTTRVIAGFTAVIPLYIVGLLGTFLASRQISVWFNGQSTGSYDHYFSLFLPPEDVLYSFLKVLVFAFVIILIHCYYGFTATGGPAGVGVAVGRAVRASIVLINILDFFLSLAIWGTTTTVRVAG, from the coding sequence ATGCTGCGCGGACCGGTCGACGTGATCGATCGCGCCGGCGATCAGATGTCGTTCTACTCCAAGGCCATCGCGTGGATTCCGCGCACGGTGGTGCACTACCGCAAGGAGGTCATGCGGCTGCTGGCCGAGGTGACCTTCGGCTCCGGCGCCCTGGCGGTGATCGGCGGCACCATCGGCGTGGTCGTGATGATGTCGGCATCGGTCGGCGTGGTCGTGGGCCTGCAGGGTTTCAAGGCGCTCGACGCGCTGGGCAGCGGCGTGCTGACCGGATTCCTCACCGGCTACATCAACACCCGCGAGCTGGCCCCGCTCGTCGCGGCGCTGGCGCTGTCGGCGACGGTCGGCTGTGGTTTCACCGCGCAACTCGGGGCCATGCGGATCTCCGAGGAGATCGACGCGCTCGAGGTGATGGCGGTGCCGGGGGTGCCGTTCCTGGTGACCACCCGCGTGATCGCCGGTTTCACCGCCGTGATCCCGCTGTACATCGTCGGCCTGCTGGGCACGTTCCTGGCCTCGCGGCAGATCAGTGTGTGGTTCAACGGGCAATCGACCGGGTCATATGACCACTACTTCAGTCTGTTCCTGCCACCCGAGGACGTGTTGTATTCGTTCCTCAAGGTGCTGGTCTTCGCGTTCGTCATCATCCTGATCCACTGCTACTACGGCTTCACCGCGACCGGCGGTCCGGCCGGTGTCGGCGTGGCGGTCGGACGTGCGGTGCGGGCCTCGATCGTGCTGATCAACATTCTGGATTTCTTCCTCAGTCTTGCTATTTGGGGAACGACTACTACCGTGCGGGTGGCCGGATGA